The region TAGTCTTACATCTGGAAGTCCGAGTACATTGTTTCTTCTTCCTTTTACCAGTTGCCAAACAGgtatatttctatcatgaaCCAGAAAAGATCTCAATTTATTGATATTCGATACTCATTTTGGTgtcaattgaaatgataatttgttTTGTGTGTAGGCTGATTTTTCAAGTCGTGTTGATAACATGGATCCAGATGATTTAGTCGTCAAACTCACCAAAGATCTGTCGGCAATTGATGAAAACTTGTCTCAAAGTTTCCAGCCAAAGAAAACAAAGTATGTACCAAACccataagaaaatatgaaactcTTTAAGTAAATGCTTTGGTAAACAATTGTTGATTTTCCTGTCTTGCAGATACATATTTGAAGGAATTGGGCATCTTATATCTAACATACTTGTCAACAGTACGCAGTATTTGAAACGAGTTAATGAAAACGGTATCAAAAAGATGTAAGTTTTCGCACGGAGTGCAACATATGCCATAAAACAGGCAGCTGTGATACTTTCTACTCATGAGTATGTGTTTGATTTTGTAGGAGCAGGAACATATTCTCAATTCAGCAATGTTTAACTAGTATTACAGCTTGTCGTGAGCCTGATCTTGACTTCGCTCGTCAGCATTATGAGCTTCTCTACTTGAAACCAGATGTACGTACCAGTACACGCATGAATTaagataattttgataaaaaccaCAACGTTATGCTTATGTCGATTTTAATTTCTATCgaattttcaggatattttgACGACGATTATGGAACAAGGTCCGCAGTTCAGTGAGATTCAGTATGTGAACATTTTCCAACTTTTACACCGAAGTCAACCAATTAGGAATACTCAAAAATTGCAAACGCGTTTACAAAGACTGAAGGAGATCTTACATGAAAAGCATGTCTGAAGAGAGCTATTATTGGACTGTTGTTTAcattgataattcatttagattcttttgattttatttcctgAAATGTGTCATATCCATAAATGTATGTGGATAGGTATATGAAGATGAAGATTACCTACATGATATTCAAACACCTGAtatgatatattcaaatttgcATTAAAAGTTTTAGTTACATCTGCTTtttaaaacaagataaattaatCTGTGCCAGTACCCAGCAATATATGTGTGCTAGTCATGTGTaaatatgtatatgaataaatcgTTTGATTGATATAGAATTgcttgttttgttttgatgaGAGGGGTTCAAACATCGTATGGATAGAGTTCAAGTCGTGCCCATTGCCCTTTCCAAAATATATGAGCTACatgttaaaagaattagatcCATTGAAACGATACATTTATCACTGTAAAAGTGCGACAGGAGAGgagaatttcaatgaaatgatatgTGCAATTCCCAAATAGTCTTGTTAGCTCTTCACTAAATTGGCGGGATtcaacaataattatgaacgCGGATTACAGTACGTTGCTGAGAATGATACTGAATTGGTTGATAAATActacaaaatgaatttaggGGTCAATGTGCATATTTCTATCGCTTTCATTTGAAAGCGTACGCTGGATAGGAGCATTGTGATAATTTGTGACTTccaaaaatgaatacaatttgtTAATGGTTATTCTCGTGGTGAACTGACGGCGCAAATGGCACCATCTTGGTGGTATCCAATATTTTTGGATCACAGGTCAAATAGGGTTTATCTGAATAATTGTTCTATATATTCGATAACACACAGACATACACGTCAGATCATACAAATTCACGACAATATGGATATTGTAACTATCTTATTACTGTTCGCAGTATGTTGCTTGTTTCTGTACTTTCTCCATCACAGATCAGTGAAATACCATCTACCACCCGGTCCTATCGGGATTCCTTTTCTCGGATATGCCCCATTTGTAGGTATGTATCAAGGCAATCTCTTTACTCTAATACAGCAATTTGGAAATAAATGTGTGACACCGGCTGGCATCATGAGGCACCACTTGCGGTCACTGAACTCTGTGGCTGCTTTATGGTAAGAATGCGAGTGTCTGGAATTCTGGAATATCGCGATATTCCACAATGATAGATTATCGCCAAACTATGATAATTACGTACTTATGTACTAATTATGTTgattcattatattttacataatttCAGGGAAATGTTTTGCAAAGACATGCGTAAAATTGTCAAAACGATACAAATCCGATATCATATCTGTAACTCTCGGTCGCAAAAAATTTATCATACTCAATAGTTACGAAGTAGCCAAGAATGTTTTGACGAAACATGGACAACGGCTCACTGACCGACCAGACTTGTTTTTTAAACGCTTCATTACCAAAGAAAAAGGTAGGTTAAGAACTTAGTTATTGAAGAATAAAGGTTTTTAATAGGGTATTTACCATGTTATTTTTCCATGGGTATTCCAGGTATCATTGGATCTGATGGTGAAATTTGGAGAGAGCAGCGTCATTTTACGTTAGGTTTACTGAAACAGTTTGGCTGGGGTAAAAAGGATATGGAAGATCATATCATACATGAGGTGCGCAATGTGttagaatatttcaatgagaaAGAAGACATTCCAACCGATagtaatttcatattcaacGTGGCTATCTCTAATGTTATCAGTGCACTGGTATTTGGTCGCAGATACGACTATGACGATCAAATGTTCCTGAATTTTCTCGCGATGATTGACCGTACCATCGAAAAGATTGGTCTATTGTCTATACTCAATCATTTCCCTTGGTTAGTTTACTTTCCGggagatatattcaaattgcAAGAAGTCACAAAAACGTCTGCGGCTGTTGATGAATTCATTGCGCATCAAGTTATCGAACACAAGGAGAAATTGGACGAAAATAACGTTGATACATTTATAGACGCATACCTGGTGGCCCAGCATGAAAACACCAAAAAGACGTCTCCTATTTTCGAAGGTAGGTCTTCTCCTACAACATgttcaatttgaaattgaacacAAAAATTAGATTATCTAATTTAGAAAACGAAACATTGCAAAAACAAgtgaaatttttcatttcagattcTCAGATGATTCAAGTTGTTCGAGATTTGTTTGTGGCTGGTAGTAAGACTACTGCAATTCTATTACGATGGGCTCTTTTCATGATGGCAACCTATCAGGATGTACAAGCCAGAGTTCatgaagaaattgataatagATTTGGACAAGAATCGACTATAACGCTAGCTGATCGCACTAAATTACCATACACATATGCAACATTGATGGAGATACAAAGATTCGTTGAGTTACAAACATTATCAATTCCTTTGACAAATAAAGATTCTCCGATCAAACTATACGGCTACATTCTGCCAAAAGAAACTATGGTAACGGTGAACCTATGGGCCATTCACCACGATCCAGATCTGTGGAAAAACCCTGGCAACTTCGATCCGCGTAACTTTCTCGATGATACTGAAAGCTACGTTGAAAATCGTGAATTCTTCATTCCATTTTTGTTGGGTAAGTGCCGTCTGGATTTATAAGCAAGGGTTCATATCGCTGAACTCGATATCACATTGTTCTACGTATGTTTTAGGAAAACGTTCATGCATCGGCGAACCTTTGGCGAAGATGGAATTGTTCTTATTTTTCGCAAGCTTCATGCAAACATATCGAGTCACATTTCCAGAAGGGAGCAAACATCCCGGATTCAGTCCGGTACAAGGAATTGTACAACAACCACAACCACATAGATTAATTACATCACGCAGAAAATAGTTATTCCCCGTATTGTATAATACTTTCATGAATCAAAATGATAAGTTATTGAATTTCCAGTCTCACGTACATATATAATACTCTTCGTTGACTCCTCTATCGCGACTCGTTGAGAAGTTTTACCTCGTCATTACGCAGATAACATTTACAAACAAtttgctggaccaatatcaagGTTGATATTTTAGATATCTTATCAATACATCTATCGTCACCATTTGCAATAAATAATTTGACTGTGATCCTATAATGGTCAACCAGGCTTTCAAATTCTCACACCAAAAGTATAAAGATACGTAACTTTACTGTTGAATCAACAGTTGTCAAAATGGAACGAGCTATTTCAGTCGTCTTTTACTTAGCGCTTATCGGTTGTGTGTCAGCACAAATTCCGCGCTTCGGCAGTTGTCCCGATGTTGAAGTAATGGAGGATTTTGATGTGACAAAGGTATAAATGTTCATATTTCTCAAGTAATTTTCtaagattttctaaaaaatgatacaaatAATATTTCTACGCTACCAGTAAGTTAATCGTcttttgtttaaaaatgaaGTATACAGGGATATGGTATGAATATCAAAGATACTTTACTTTCTTCGAAATAAATGGGAAATGTGGAAAAGCGACATATACTTTGGATACATCTGACAACTCGATTATTGTAGAAAATAATGGAATCAACGCTAAGTatgtaaaatacaaaatgcTCATTGTAAAACaagaattgtaaaatatgttcTAGTTTTTTAATGCAATTCCTGGGCCGTTACGACTACTTTAGTTTTCTACCGATCTATCACACGGATCATCTGGATTGCTACATATGCGCCGAAAACTTccaaaaaaatgtaaatcataATTTCAACACAACTCATGTAACGAAAGTCTCGGCGGTCCAAGAATTCAAAATTTGGGGAATAATCACGTTCAACTAATTTTGTTAAATTAGAACTGGAGCAGAAAGTTATACAAAAGGAAAGGCTGTCGCTCCGAATAAGGATATTCCGGCAAAGCTAGAGGTTTCTTTTCCCGTTGGTAAGTAGAATGGTAATCAATTACCGACCCTTTACACGGACAGTGACTAATTGTGATACTTGTCGTCCAGCTGGACCATTTGCCAAAGGGAAATACTGGGTTCTTGATACCGACTACGAAACCTATTCGGTTGTATATTCGTGCAGCGCTGATGTGAAGTTGGCACATGCAGGTAAGACATTTCATTCCTCATGCGGCGTGGGCCGACCATTTGCCAGTTTCTATTGTAGTATAAGCATTAAATATGATTGCAGATATCGTATGGATTCTGAGTAGAGATAGAAGTGGACTATCCAAAGCCACAAAGGAGAAGATATATGCTCTCTTAAAGTCGCAAGGAATTCGCACCTGGCCATTAAATACAATTGACCAAACAAATTGTCCTAACTGATGTTTTTAGGATTTATGTTATTTTTTGGataataaaacagaaaattctcatgaattcatgattcGTTTTTTCCTGCTCATATGATTTGTAAACAATATGATGTTGGAATGTCAGTCTTCCGATTACGAGCCGCCGGAACCCGCATCGCCAATAGTCACCAGGAAGTGGCGCCCTCTTGTACGTTGATTTCATCGCGATCTAGATGGCGTTTTAGGAGATTTTACTGTAAACGTTGCCATGGTAGCTGTCCTGATATAGTGgcatttttgaagaaattcttcTCGTTGACAGCAGCCTTTGTTTTAAAGGTTTCATACAGAGGAGGATACATGTACTAGtagtttgaaaattgttttgagCTATGCAAACATAATGTAAAAAGACGGAAAGAGGGCGAGGCATGTTCGTAAGTCAgtgtttgttgttgttgaactGGAGTCGAGTGAGAACTGAGAGAGTGAactgaaagtgaaaaaaataCGCCCAGCTGGTCCCTCCTCCTGAGTCCTGTCCCATACTTCCAACTTTGATCTTgaacaaaaaatcaaataactaACTGTGCCTGGGCCTCCCtggactgactgactgactgacatTACCTTATCATTAACATTATCAAAACTCAGTACAGAGACAGAGTGGGCTCTGTGTGTTCATACTTTTTACTACTTCTAATTTCGTTCTACTCTGCTGACGTTTGTAAAATCGAGCATTGATCAAACTGACATGTTTTAGGCCTACTTCACACAGTAGGCTACTATTGaaagtatttttatttttattttacaccATAGTAATGATGGGaattttctattattcaattgaattaggCTACTTCACTATAAGtactgacaaaatatttcaatacaatGTTCAAAACAGTGGTACTGGCCTAAAAGATTTTCCATGTAAAGAGTTATATGAGCAAGCCGACCTAGTGCTGGTTGCTAATAACTCTAGAGTGTCAATACTATGATAAAACAAATACATCAGGTAAATACTGTTCAATGATCTTGTAGATCTCATTTCTCTATAGGCCCAATAGCCTAGGCCTATTTGAGCATTTAGCTTAATATCTACTACTACATTTATGTCATCCAGATTGTTATAAATAAAGTTTAGGTATATGTCTCTAGGTATACTCTGGGTGTCCCCCAATCCAATTCATGCTTACTTGGGCTGCATTATTTTTATGGCTACCTATATTCTTTATGACAGGATTAATGTGAGGTTAGATTGTGGTCATCATATTCTATGACTAACCATTTCTTTCAAGATATAATTCAATCACGTTGAGGTAGACCTATACCTTAAGTATAACACAGGCTTTGACCCGAAGTGGACAGatctgaataaatatttagttttacaGTAAATTTACTCTGCGAACAATGgctattttgtttttggtacTTCAAAGTTTGCCAACCATTTAGGATATTAAGTTGAGTTGCATTCAGTGTAAGGGTTCAGTTTTGAGACATGAGTTCCGACAAATCTTACCGATCTTCAGTAAGTAATTTACTATGTTAACAAGGTTATGGATGTATTCCAAAATGTTCACATCATGTTGTTGTTTAGGAGTTAGAGCTGACTGGGGAACGACTCCCACATGAGCAGTTACCCTACCATGAAAGTCAGAAAGCAACAAGTGAAGTCAGCTCCGAGGCAGGAAACACGGCTGAAAATATTGAGGAACTTAATGATGAACAACTGTCTCAAAGGCTCGAAATGTATCTACTTCAcagaattgatgaaaatgaccGATTAGCACCATTCCAACTAGGCCAGATCTACTATGAGCAAGTAAGACTTCAATTCTTTCTTGAAAAAGTTGTTACACCATGAGTTCTATGGTTAAACATATATGTCAATAAGAAACATGAACATTTTATCATAGGGTAGGTTTGAAGAAGCCAAAAAGTACTTCGAGATGTCCGTTGAGAAAAACAATGATTATCAAGGAATGTTCCAATTAGGAATAATACTTTATGATGGCATTGGCTGTCAAGATAATCCTGTAAGTTAAAAGTTCCATTCTAGTACACTTACCAGGGGAGATTTTTTCTGTCAGCTTTCATTgttgattttacatgaatgaaTGTTATACAGAAATTGGGTGTAGAGTATATGATGACAGTAGCTGCTACCCCTCCCCCTCAAGTAAAACATCTCGTCCGAGCAGCTCAGTACAACATTGGTAGAGCTCACTTTCAAGGATTTGGGGTTAAACAGTCGGATGAAGAGGCTGAAAGGTAGTTGAGTTAGTGTTTATATCTGTGAAACTCTGATGCGATACTCCGCAAAGTTTTCGctaatacatgtacaaggtTTTCTATTGTTTAGATGGTGGTTATTGGCGGCTGATGATGGTAGTCCATCTGGCAGCGTTCTTGCCCAGACAACACTAGGTTACTATTATGCTAGACAAGATTCAAAAGATctgaagaaaagttttttctGGCACTCAGAAGCTTGTGGCAATGGCAGTCTTGAATCCCAAGGTACATGTATAAGTTCATTTTTAGTCAGTCTACATGATATAGCATTCTttaatattcatttgatatgGCAGGGGCATTAGGAGTAATGTACTTATATGGTCTTGGAGTGAAGAAGGATGTAGATTCTGCATTTGAATGTTTACGCGAATCCTCAGATCGGGGTAACGTGTATGCCATGGGACATCTCATTCAATATTACTATCATCATAAGCTCTTTACAAAAACAGCCGAAATGGCTTTCAGGTATGCTTCAAATCATAGATGGGCCTACCTTATTTTCATGGTTCAAAATACTACTGTAAATACTATGATTACAGGGTAGCACAGTTAAAGGATATTAACCAGATAGCAAATGAGACTGGCTGTTTGCCCGCATTTGTGGCCAAGGGTATAGCCATGGCCTGCTTTATCTATGGACGTTGTCTCCACTTTGGAAATGGAGTTCTGCAGAGCAATGACGAAGCCAAAGTATATTACTCTCGGGTAAGTGAAACCTTTTTGTCAActattttctcattttgaaaatcagaaagaaaattctttattgttaagtctttatattttttttgtttcagtgTTATGAATTTGATCCAGATACGTGTGCAAGATACCAGACATTGAGTAACCAAGGCAAACTATAAACAGCTACATCGCCACTGGGAAGGATTTGCTATTTTTACTGCTTTCTGTCTTCTTGATTTTCATAATTCTGGTCatataatattttcaaaattcaataataCTGAAAAGCCAATATGTTTTAATGCCTGTGATATTTTTTGTCTTTAATGTTAGAATagtttttgtgttattttttattgggaattttataactgtattatatacatttgTATTCTGTACTATTTCTATTCATtattgaaaacatttcaatgaatttaccGTAGAATCGTGTATCCCTTCTTCATTTAATGAGAGGATTATGTCAATGAAAATATGTGGGCCAATATGTGCTAGTAGTCAATTTAAAATATCTGATAAGACTGATGATCTGTAACACTAAAACTGTGAAAGATTGTATTGAATTTTGAGTATTGAAACAATTCATATACCTCCAGATGCTGCATTTGATTTTATCAAGCATGTACGGTACGTATTTTCCTCACAGGTATCCATAGACCACACATAAGTTGCGCAAGTAATTAATCTGTCAATTAGGCGTCAGAGAGATGTAGATTGTTATCTGTGTAGCAATTTCATGtatagaataaaaaataaagtaAAGTTAAgatatttagttcatttttttctccaaGCTTTACGGCACATCGGCAATAAGTACAGTAGAacccgcttaattcggatcatttgggaccatcaaatttcatccagtTTACAGGAAATCCGAATTTGAAAGTCattttctagtatattaaTGAACAACTGGACTGCAAATATTTATATGCAATTAGCAACAAAAAAcgccaaaatgaaatttgcctTGTGTGCAGGTACAATCTTCAAGTGTGTTTGTCACGGATATCTAACATGTttgatataccggtacttgTTGCGATGCAACAAGTTCATCCACAATGCATTATTCAGATACTTGTCGCCAGATTAAGTATGAACGTGCATTACGAGTCGAGTATATTATTAACTAATTGATTGTTCACATGATCAACAACAGCGGCAAGTGCAATACGCATTGGCGCTAGTGTACAGGGAAGTTTTCAGTGGTGTATTTGTGGTGATGTACTTATTGCTATTATGCAGCAGGTTTTATATTTGATATCCATCGAGGAAGTATTACACTAGATTTCCTTTCTACTGAGCATTTCCTGTGACTCGTATTACAACTCCCTGTATTCTGTAAAGAATCGACAAAAACACATGTCTTGCAATCAGAAACAATAATTTATTCAACAATCTTTAGATGTGATTCAATCATTAGTTTTTGTTGTTAAGATTGAGGGGTAAATGACtagaaaatatgatacaaATCTTTCACCGCGTATTGATAAAATTTGCCTGATAAGTTATATGCTCTTTAGGATGTATAGAGAGGGGACTTAAACTGCACACTTTTCCGAGACTacaaattaataaataaatacaagcTTATATAAGGAAACCATCTTTCAGATATGTCTACCATGAGCCATTATGTCAGACACCAGTTTATGGTTTTCTTTTTAGAAATGGCTTTCGGTATGGTACATATCTGATACACATACCGGTAGTTCTTTGAATGGACATAGATCTAGTTGAATAGAAGATCATTGTATGAATGAAGCAGACTGACTAAACTTGTCGTGTAGTTTGTTGTTGTACGAACGACTTTCGTCCGATCAgctctttcaaaatttgacTTGGCCATTTCATAGTATTCACCATCGCTGAGtgtaaatgatttcaaatgcaGACACTTCAACCTGAAATAGACAAACATTTTTGTTGAATTAGAAATGCATTCATACACAAAGTGAACTGGTTTCCATCTGCCAGCTAGTAACCGATATAATTACCTAAGATGGTCAATGAACTTGCTACTTTTATCACTGTACCGGATTGTGTATGGATCCCATTGAATCTCTAGTCGTTCCATATGCGGACAATTCTGAGCGAACTCCTCAATAATCTGATCAATGTGAATTCgtgttgatattttcaaaaaccaaCCATCCGCTGTCCCAAGCACGCAAATCCTACAAAATCCACTTACGTAATTAGATTCGCTGCTCATTAAATTTAAGATTGAAACCAAACAATAACTCACTTAATTTTCTTGAAACAAGCAATTGCATTAACCCAAAACTGTTCGGCTATTTTTGGCTTGCCAGCAACCATCAATCCAAAAAGTTGATGTCCATGTACTTTAATGAAGTGACTTATAGCGGCCTCTGATAGAGTAGTTGTGTTTCTGACGTCCAAAGCTTCAATATTGTTTAGTTTGCCTTCTTTCATGAGTCGATCTAACACCTGAAAAATATCCCTCAAACCTTTTACTACTGAATACATGCAATGCTTAAGAATATTGAAGAAAAGCAATCTAAAAACGAACTCACTTTATCGTTGAAAAAATCGCAGAAACCAACAGCTAGATAACGAAACCCGGGCATCCGTGGAAGAACATTCTCCAAACATTCAGCTGATAATTCTGTTGATGTAATATCCAGCTCATCAATTACACTATTCTCCCATGGGACAGCTTCCATGTAAGCATCCTCAAGACcttaattacaaaattcatCATATCAGGAAATAAACCAGTATAAACAGCCATCTGAATTCTTCATATAAAGAAATACATACTGCAATGTTGCATGAGCAATGTTCGCAGTTTCTTGCACTTCTGGATCAATACTTTAAGCGACTGGCCCTTC is a window of Tubulanus polymorphus chromosome 2, tnTubPoly1.2, whole genome shotgun sequence DNA encoding:
- the LOC141899769 gene encoding LRP2-binding protein-like isoform X1 encodes the protein MIKQIHQELELTGERLPHEQLPYHESQKATSEVSSEAGNTAENIEELNDEQLSQRLEMYLLHRIDENDRLAPFQLGQIYYEQGRFEEAKKYFEMSVEKNNDYQGMFQLGIILYDGIGCQDNPKLGVEYMMTVAATPPPQVKHLVRAAQYNIGRAHFQGFGVKQSDEEAERWWLLAADDGSPSGSVLAQTTLGYYYARQDSKDLKKSFFWHSEACGNGSLESQGALGVMYLYGLGVKKDVDSAFECLRESSDRGNVYAMGHLIQYYYHHKLFTKTAEMAFRVAQLKDINQIANETGCLPAFVAKGIAMACFIYGRCLHFGNGVLQSNDEAKVYYSRCYEFDPDTCARYQTLSNQGKL
- the LOC141898854 gene encoding cytochrome P450 2U1-like → MDIVTILLLFAVCCLFLYFLHHRSVKYHLPPGPIGIPFLGYAPFVGKCFAKTCVKLSKRYKSDIISVTLGRKKFIILNSYEVAKNVLTKHGQRLTDRPDLFFKRFITKEKGIIGSDGEIWREQRHFTLGLLKQFGWGKKDMEDHIIHEVRNVLEYFNEKEDIPTDSNFIFNVAISNVISALVFGRRYDYDDQMFLNFLAMIDRTIEKIGLLSILNHFPWLVYFPGDIFKLQEVTKTSAAVDEFIAHQVIEHKEKLDENNVDTFIDAYLVAQHENTKKTSPIFEDSQMIQVVRDLFVAGSKTTAILLRWALFMMATYQDVQARVHEEIDNRFGQESTITLADRTKLPYTYATLMEIQRFVELQTLSIPLTNKDSPIKLYGYILPKETMVTVNLWAIHHDPDLWKNPGNFDPRNFLDDTESYVENREFFIPFLLGKRSCIGEPLAKMELFLFFASFMQTYRVTFPEGSKHPGFSPVQGIVQQPQPHRLITSRRK
- the LOC141898747 gene encoding F-box/LRR-repeat protein 4-like isoform X2, which encodes MSIKALSQSDQRHISKLPDKILLSIFSYLRHIDLCQIASVCKKWRLIAYDSRLWQSVSLRPEFSGLYVNNIEALLALIGIRFGSTLRYIELPSDLVTAPILHEVANKCPNLKRMVLDFSNAMQLHDFNDLSAFPCNLYSLCISLSEVIFMEGFMRRIYSCLSSIQVLHLIGTFELSNEEEEEIYEVINISKIKSHTPNLRVVNLYGINFIDDSHIETLSSNCIHLETLALNFCLRVKGQSLKVLIQKCKKLRTLLMQHCSLEDAYMEAVPWENSVIDELDITSTELSAECLENVLPRMPGFRYLAVGFCDFFNDKVLDRLMKEGKLNNIEALDVRNTTTLSEAAISHFIKVHGHQLFGLMVAGKPKIAEQFWVNAIACFKKIKICVLGTADGWFLKISTRIHIDQIIEEFAQNCPHMERLEIQWDPYTIRYSDKSSKFIDHLRLKCLHLKSFTLSDGEYYEMAKSNFERADRTKVVRTTTNYTTSLVSLLHSYNDLLFN
- the LOC141899769 gene encoding LRP2-binding protein-like isoform X3; its protein translation is MYLLHRIDENDRLAPFQLGQIYYEQGRFEEAKKYFEMSVEKNNDYQGMFQLGIILYDGIGCQDNPKLGVEYMMTVAATPPPQVKHLVRAAQYNIGRAHFQGFGVKQSDEEAERWWLLAADDGSPSGSVLAQTTLGYYYARQDSKDLKKSFFWHSEACGNGSLESQGALGVMYLYGLGVKKDVDSAFECLRESSDRGNVYAMGHLIQYYYHHKLFTKTAEMAFRVAQLKDINQIANETGCLPAFVAKGIAMACFIYGRCLHFGNGVLQSNDEAKVYYSRCYEFDPDTCARYQTLSNQGKL
- the LOC141899769 gene encoding LRP2-binding protein-like isoform X2 — translated: MFELELTGERLPHEQLPYHESQKATSEVSSEAGNTAENIEELNDEQLSQRLEMYLLHRIDENDRLAPFQLGQIYYEQGRFEEAKKYFEMSVEKNNDYQGMFQLGIILYDGIGCQDNPKLGVEYMMTVAATPPPQVKHLVRAAQYNIGRAHFQGFGVKQSDEEAERWWLLAADDGSPSGSVLAQTTLGYYYARQDSKDLKKSFFWHSEACGNGSLESQGALGVMYLYGLGVKKDVDSAFECLRESSDRGNVYAMGHLIQYYYHHKLFTKTAEMAFRVAQLKDINQIANETGCLPAFVAKGIAMACFIYGRCLHFGNGVLQSNDEAKVYYSRCYEFDPDTCARYQTLSNQGKL
- the LOC141899112 gene encoding apolipoprotein D-like — translated: MERAISVVFYLALIGCVSAQIPRFGSCPDVEVMEDFDVTKYTGIWYEYQRYFTFFEINGKCGKATYTLDTSDNSIIVENNGINAKTGAESYTKGKAVAPNKDIPAKLEVSFPVAGPFAKGKYWVLDTDYETYSVVYSCSADVKLAHADIVWILSRDRSGLSKATKEKIYALLKSQGIRTWPLNTIDQTNCPN
- the LOC141898747 gene encoding F-box/LRR-repeat protein 4-like isoform X1, with protein sequence MERTSLFDIAKDASQAQQYSPDNRSFSLTTRHISKLPDKILLSIFSYLRHIDLCQIASVCKKWRLIAYDSRLWQSVSLRPEFSGLYVNNIEALLALIGIRFGSTLRYIELPSDLVTAPILHEVANKCPNLKRMVLDFSNAMQLHDFNDLSAFPCNLYSLCISLSEVIFMEGFMRRIYSCLSSIQVLHLIGTFELSNEEEEEIYEVINISKIKSHTPNLRVVNLYGINFIDDSHIETLSSNCIHLETLALNFCLRVKGQSLKVLIQKCKKLRTLLMQHCSLEDAYMEAVPWENSVIDELDITSTELSAECLENVLPRMPGFRYLAVGFCDFFNDKVLDRLMKEGKLNNIEALDVRNTTTLSEAAISHFIKVHGHQLFGLMVAGKPKIAEQFWVNAIACFKKIKICVLGTADGWFLKISTRIHIDQIIEEFAQNCPHMERLEIQWDPYTIRYSDKSSKFIDHLRLKCLHLKSFTLSDGEYYEMAKSNFERADRTKVVRTTTNYTTSLVSLLHSYNDLLFN